The Leptospira mtsangambouensis DNA window ACACTGCACCTCCATTATGATTGTAGTAGTTGTATTATTTTGCAAAAAGAATCTTATATTTCGAGAAAAAGATGATTTTAGATTTTGATCCTCTTTGGTTGACATTAAAATTGGCTCTACTCACAACCTTCGTTTTGAGTATCATCACTATACCCATTGCTTACTGGTTTACGTTTTCTACATTTCGTTTTCGTTTTGTTTTCGAAACAATATTGAATTTACCTCTTGTTTTGCCACCAACTGTCCTTGGTTTTTATCTTCTCATTTTATTTAGTCCGAATCATTGGTTAGGCAGATGGATTGAGGATGTATTTCGTTTTCGAATGGCCTTTAGTTTTTTGGGAATTTTGGTTGGATCCGTTTTATTTAGTTTACCATTTATGTTACAAGCGTTCCAAGTTGGATTTTCATCGGTTTCTCGAATTTATATAGAAACTGCGATGGTTTTGGGAAAATCAAAGTGGACTATTTTGTTTAAGGTAATTCTTCCTAATTGTAAACCCGCAATCCTTGTGGGTATGATCTTAACATTTGCCCACACCATTGGCGAATTTGGTGTGGTTCTTCTCATTGGTGGAAGTATTCCAGGTAAAACAAAAGTAGCATCCATTGCAATCTTTGAAGAAGTAGAGGCAATGAATTATCAATCTGCTCATATCTATTCTGCAATTTTGGTAGCAATATCAATGTTTGTTCTATTGGTAATTTTTCGATATAAGAGAAGTTTAACAATGGCGTTGGCTTCAAAAAAATAATGCTTCGAGTTTAGAATGATCAAAGTAAATATCCAAAAGAAGTTTTCTTCAAGAGATCAGAAAACGATTGAACTTAAGTTTCAATGTGAGATTCCATTACACCAATCAAACTCTTTTTTTGGTCCTTCCGGTGCAGGTAAAACCACGTTTCTAAAAATGTTAACTGGATTAGTGAAGCCAGATCTAGGCTCTATTGTTGTCGATGGACAGGTTTGGTTTGATTCTGAAAAAAATATAAACTTACCAATTGTTTCTAGGTCAATTGGATATCTATTTCAAGAATCTTCCTTATTTCCTAATATGAATGTTCGGGAAAATTTGGAATTTGCGTTTCAAAAGGGAAAAGAAGATAAGAATTTCTTACAGAGCTTAATGACAACTGCCGAAATAGATAATCTTCTAAATCACAAAGTGGAAGGACTGTCAGGTGGTCAAAAACAGAGAGTAGCACTTGTCAGGTCGCTTATCCAGAAACCTAAATTCCTTTTTTTAGATGAACCCTTTTCTTCTTTAGACCAAAGGATTCGAACCCAACTTGTTTCACTTGTTGAATCTTTACAAAAGCAATATCAAATGACAGCCATCCTGATTAGTCATGAAATTCCAGAGGTCATCAAACTTACTAAAAAAGTTTATATGTTATCCAATGGGGAAATTGTTTCTAGTGGTGATCCTATCGATATTTTCCGTCAAAAACAAAGCGACTTATTGGAAGCGGAAGTGATTGGCAGGACATCGAAAGATGAAGTGGCAATTTGGTATCCCAATCCTTTTGTTGTTTTAAAAAGAAATAAGAAAGATCCTATATTGAAGATCAATGAATTTTGCCTTACACAAATAAAAATCAAAAATGATGGTGAATGAATTTTATTTCTTCAAAATCAATTCGAATTCATATAAAACTCAAGTAACTCATTTCAAAACCCCCTGAACAGGGGGTATAATAAACTAAAATATTTATTTCCAAACTTATGAATTGAAACAAAGTCATCAGAATTCTTTGCAATCGTTATCTATTTTCGAAGAGCAATAGTAATTTAAACTGAGGATTTCATGATTCCAATTCCTGAACTTTCGACAAATCCCTCTACAATCGAATATTTTTGGTACAAACTTCCATGGGCGATACCGAACTTTTTTACGACCTTTGTCGGATTGACACTCACTTCACTTGGGATACTTGCCCTCAAAAGATCCGAGAATCGCAAACTTTTGTTCAGTTTCATTTGTTTTTCCTTTTCGTTTGCTTCACTTGGTTTTGTTTTATCATTGCGTACGTTAATCCAAGACCAACCTACATTGTTATTTTGGAATCGCATTGGCTATTTTGGAGTAGTTTTATTATCTCCAGCTGCTGCCTTTCTAACATACTATTTAACCAAACAATCGTATCGATATTTAATCATATCCGGTTTTTTGGCTATGTCGACTCTTGCGTTTGGATATTACGGACTTTTCACTCATTATGATTTTACGGGTGGTTGGTTTATTTATTCTTTTGGCAAATATCCAATTGCGGAACTTCCTTTGAAAATTTGGGGGGTTGTTTTATTCATTAATTATATATTTGTTTACACTCCTACCTCCATTCATTATTGGCGGAAGAATCGAGTAGACTTTGAATCAAAGAAGATTATGTTCTTAGGTCTTCATATATGTAGTTTTTTTTTGATTACCAATTTATTAAGTTTAGTTGGATATCCAGTATTCCCGCTGAGTAGTTTTGCATTTCTTCCATTATCAATTCTTGGATATGGAATTTTTCGATCAGATTTTTTAAATCTAAATGATTTGTTATTCAAACAAAGGGGATTGTTTTACTTTTTATCGGGATTTATCACAACGATTTTAATTATAATCGCATATTTAGTTTCTTTTTATCTTCATCCAAGTGAACAGATAACTGCATACAATCGACCTTATTTTTTGATTCCACTTCTCTCTAGCGTTGTGGTATTTGCTTTGGCCATTTATATCGCAGGAAGTAATCCTGATATTAAATTGAATATGTTGGCTTCCATATCATTTTTTTTGGCCGGTGCTTTTACTATTGTAATGGTTACTTTTAAATTTGATTTGCCATTCATTGTTCATAGAAGGTTGGAACAATTTTTTTATACATTATTTGTATTTACTCCAGGGATCCATTTGCGTTTTTGTTATGCGTTATTCGGTCAAAAGTCTCCGAAACTGATACGACTATTAGATTTTGGATCTTTGCTTTTAGCTTTTCTCGTTTGGACTCCTTATTTTTTTGGAGGATTCTATGAATACTCCTTCGGTCGGATGTCTGCAGGTAGTTTTGGACTCAATGCCTTTGGATTTCTTGGTATGATTGGAATGACATTTTTTTTAAAAGAATGGATTCAGATTTGGAAAGAAACACATAATCAAATGGCAAATCTCATTGTAATTTCTTTGTTTTTCGGAGACTTCCTTATTTTCCTCAATTTACCTGCTACAATGGGAATTCCTCTGTATTCATTTGGTGAATTACAATTTATCCCGGCACTTTTGATTTCTATTTTTATCATCAAACTGGGTGCCATACCTACTTCAGGACAAGCCACTTTGATTGGAAATCGAGTTTCGTTGATGATTCTATTTTTTGTCCCTGTTTCGATGTCCTTTTATGTTTTAAATTTAAATGACATTTTTCCTTTGGATGTTGCAGTTTATCATGCGTTATTTGTAGCATCTCCGATTGCCTTAGCTTTTTACCTTGTATCATTTGTATTTTTACGTTCTACCGCAGTAAAGTTAGATCAAACAATGCTTGCACTGGCCAAAGAAAAAGTGAAAGCAGATAATGCGCTTATCCAATCAGAAGAAGCCAAAAAAGAAATTGAAGCCATCAATCACTTTACTAGTT harbors:
- the modB gene encoding molybdate ABC transporter permease subunit, whose translation is MILDFDPLWLTLKLALLTTFVLSIITIPIAYWFTFSTFRFRFVFETILNLPLVLPPTVLGFYLLILFSPNHWLGRWIEDVFRFRMAFSFLGILVGSVLFSLPFMLQAFQVGFSSVSRIYIETAMVLGKSKWTILFKVILPNCKPAILVGMILTFAHTIGEFGVVLLIGGSIPGKTKVASIAIFEEVEAMNYQSAHIYSAILVAISMFVLLVIFRYKRSLTMALASKK
- a CDS encoding ATP-binding cassette domain-containing protein: MIKVNIQKKFSSRDQKTIELKFQCEIPLHQSNSFFGPSGAGKTTFLKMLTGLVKPDLGSIVVDGQVWFDSEKNINLPIVSRSIGYLFQESSLFPNMNVRENLEFAFQKGKEDKNFLQSLMTTAEIDNLLNHKVEGLSGGQKQRVALVRSLIQKPKFLFLDEPFSSLDQRIRTQLVSLVESLQKQYQMTAILISHEIPEVIKLTKKVYMLSNGEIVSSGDPIDIFRQKQSDLLEAEVIGRTSKDEVAIWYPNPFVVLKRNKKDPILKINEFCLTQIKIKNDGE
- a CDS encoding adenylate/guanylate cyclase domain-containing protein, whose translation is MIPIPELSTNPSTIEYFWYKLPWAIPNFFTTFVGLTLTSLGILALKRSENRKLLFSFICFSFSFASLGFVLSLRTLIQDQPTLLFWNRIGYFGVVLLSPAAAFLTYYLTKQSYRYLIISGFLAMSTLAFGYYGLFTHYDFTGGWFIYSFGKYPIAELPLKIWGVVLFINYIFVYTPTSIHYWRKNRVDFESKKIMFLGLHICSFFLITNLLSLVGYPVFPLSSFAFLPLSILGYGIFRSDFLNLNDLLFKQRGLFYFLSGFITTILIIIAYLVSFYLHPSEQITAYNRPYFLIPLLSSVVVFALAIYIAGSNPDIKLNMLASISFFLAGAFTIVMVTFKFDLPFIVHRRLEQFFYTLFVFTPGIHLRFCYALFGQKSPKLIRLLDFGSLLLAFLVWTPYFFGGFYEYSFGRMSAGSFGLNAFGFLGMIGMTFFLKEWIQIWKETHNQMANLIVISLFFGDFLIFLNLPATMGIPLYSFGELQFIPALLISIFIIKLGAIPTSGQATLIGNRVSLMILFFVPVSMSFYVLNLNDIFPLDVAVYHALFVASPIALAFYLVSFVFLRSTAVKLDQTMLALAKEKVKADNALIQSEEAKKEIEAINHFTSLINSETELPKIITAIAKYVNQKYGILGAWLFLLDENQKAIKSVHAEAFFDATDEQRAFVNDLRIPMNESGGVAYLVWKRKKSMLLPQIKRFEFEIDKQISDGVRATSFLHVPLVLKNETIGIIMFSNFLGRLDLTKSQARSIEHLCAQVAGVIQRVHLLKQTEKQKKDILALNGFIKDINEKMDIHLIMKKIHNYVKTNFGIMYYSLLVADGEKKYLRFLEMEVPEYVTEFQKKRIYEMRLPLKGEAGGHQIALRKKKPIYIPNVSEKMERLLSEEDKWVINVCNITSFLFIPMILNGEVVGLLDLSNSNKAMELTDEDISKLSILGEQLAGIIYGSALFQELEISRNIAEEERRKNEKLLLNILPVDIAEELKEKGATEPILYENVSVMFTDFKGFTQIAEVLSPQELIRDLDACFVQFDKITERYKLEKLKTIGDSYMCAGGIPKRNQTHAIDSVLAALEIQAFMNLMKQIKADQGLPFWELRLGIHSGPLVAGVIGEKKFAYDVWGDTVNTASRMESSGTPGKINVSGETYDMIKDVFECEYRGKINAKNKGEVEMFYVLGLKTEFSLSEDKRTPNENFWKYYETVAGTREHVA